The sequence TATCGACATCGTGGGAAGTAGCCCAGGCATTGCGGAACGTCACTTTGCCGTCCTCGTTGGTGGTGACCAGTTCGAGCCAGTTGACCAGCAGCGCCGCATCGCTGTTGATCAGCGGGAGGTGGCTGGCGAAACGATACGTATCGGTAACGTGTTTTTTGCCGACGCGTCGCGCCACGGCCACGGTGTTGATGGTGCCGTTGCGGTTCAGGTCTGCCACCCATTCGTAGAGCGTCGAATGCGATTCAGGCTTACAGGAGAGCAGGAAGTGGGCCTTGAGCGCGAGCACTTTTTCGCAAAACGGCTGATGGCAATACAGATCGTCGCCGAGCACGGTCATCGCGCGTGCCGCGTAGTGTGCGCCCCAAGTGTCGAGCCAGCGTCCGGCCGCGGCCAGTTCGCAATCCTGCTTGTTGTGGCCATCTTGCGGGGTGACGAATTCCGGCGGCAATGCGACCACCTTATCCTGCCCGGGCGCCACGATCACCGGCGTCACAGCGATATGGCGGTAACGCACGCTGCCATCTTTTTGCCTGGCTTGCGTACAGCAGAGGCAGGAAATGTTTCTCGAGGAGTGGAAATCAGTGCCGTCCAGGGCCACCAGCATGGTGCCACCGATTGAGCGATGGCCTTCCAGATGGCCTTGTTCGTACAGCGTGTCGCCGATCCGCGCCATCACCGGATACAGCGCTTGCGGCGGCACCGGATCGAGCAGGTTGCGAATTTGCGGCACCGACGGTATCTGGTGTACCCCGAACAGCGAATTGGCATTGTTCCGCCCGTGCGCTTCCTGCATCCGGATTTGCCAGTCCAGAAACGAGGGCGACTGGGTAAAGCACACCGAAAACGCCGATAGGCCCGCGTCAATCATCCCGAACATCGTAGCGTTACTTGGCAGACGGCCATCGGGCAGATCTGTCAAAGCGGCGCGCACATGACCCAGCAAACTGGCGCGGGAAAATGCGGGCAGCGCAATGGCAAACACATCGGTGCGGTGCTCCGGCTTCGACGTGGACATGGCCATGCAGTAGGAAGCGATATTGCGCGCTAAAAATTAATTGCGCAAAAGTTAACACGCAACCAGAAAGTTTACAAGCTCTCTTTTGGTTTTTCCTAAACTATTTT is a genomic window of Candidatus Saccharimonadia bacterium containing:
- a CDS encoding ISNCY family transposase, producing the protein MLGHVRAALTDLPDGRLPSNATMFGMIDAGLSAFSVCFTQSPSFLDWQIRMQEAHGRNNANSLFGVHQIPSVPQIRNLLDPVPPQALYPVMARIGDTLYEQGHLEGHRSIGGTMLVALDGTDFHSSRNISCLCCTQARQKDGSVRYRHIAVTPVIVAPGQDKVVALPPEFVTPQDGHNKQDCELAAAGRWLDTWGAHYAARAMTVLGDDLYCHQPFCEKVLALKAHFLLSCKPESHSTLYEWVADLNRNGTINTVAVARRVGKKHVTDTYRFASHLPLINSDAALLVNWLELVTTNEDGKVTFRNAWATSHDVDKSNVAELAKAGRARWKIENENNNTLKTKGYHFEHNFGHGKKHLANLMATMILMAFLLHTALDWLDDRYREIRAKLPSRRTFFEHVRALMQYLPFDSWDHLMAFMLASFEPKPDKTG